The nucleotide sequence TGTACAAGGTGCATTAAACGCAAAAGTTGATGCGGCTGTAAAGAAGGCTATAGAAACTCAAGCACAGGCTGATGTAGATGCAGCTACAGCATTGGTTAATGAAGTTAAGTCTTCAACTAATGCAAACATTAAGGCTTGGGCAGTACTTATTGAAAAGAAGTTAGTTGATGGAACAGCTGCTCTTAAGGTGGTTAGCGTAACTGCTTCAAACTTAAAGGAAGTTGTTGTTACATTCAGCAAGCCGGTTAATGTTGATACAACTAAGCCAGCATCTGATTATTTTGCTGCAAAGAATAACACTGTAGCAAATATAGCTCTTTCAGCAGACAAGAAGGTTGCTACTCTAACTTTAGGAACTGCTATAGCTCAACAAGGAGATGTAGAAGTTACAGTTAAGAAAGTATTAGGCTTAGTAGCTGATGAAACTAAGACTATAAATGTTATAGATACAACTTTACCAGTAGCTGAAGCTATAAAGTTAACTGGACCAAGAACATTCGAGTTAACTTTCAGCGAACCATTAAAGGTTAAGCCAGCTGTAGAAGTTGAAAATGGTATCTATGGTGCTACTGTTGGCGATCTTTCAGCTGATGGAAAGTCATTAACAGTTACACTTGGAACTGACTTGGCAGCAGGAGACTACAAGGTTAAGGTTACTGACTTTGAAGATTATGCTGCTTTCAAAGGATTAGCAAAGACTTTCACATTAGCATTTGTTAAAGATACAACTGCTCCAGTTGCATCAATAAAGAAGGCTTCACAGAAGGAAGTTGTTATAGAGTTCAGTAAGGCTGTTACTGGCTTAACTAAGGAGAACTTCTATCACACTTATTCTGCATGGCAGCCAAGAGCAATCGAAACTACTGATGGAGGAAAGACTTATAAGTTAGATTTCTCAAATCAGTACTTACAAGAAGGTAATGTAGTTATAACTGTATTAGCTAAAGTTGGAGATGTAGAAGTTAAAGACGCTTGGGGCAATAAGATGGCAGCAGATGCTAAATTAGTTGCTACAATCGTTAACGACGTAACTCCACCAACAGTTACTAAGGTTGAAGCTACAGCAGAAAATAAAGTTGCTGTAACATTCTCAGAAGATGTTGTTAAGCCACTTACTGGAAACTTCGTTATTAAGAATAAAGATGGAAAGGTTGCTGCAGAAGTAACAGTGGTTGATGAAGATGCTGATAACAGCAAACTTTACAACTTGACATTATCCAAGAAGTTAGACGGTGGAAATTACACTGTTGAAATAAAAGATGTAGTTGATAAGGCATTATCAGCAAACAAGATGGCTCCTGCAACATTTACAATTACTGTAACTGATAAGACTGCTATAACACTTTCAGAAGTTAAAGCTGCTTACGTATTAGATTCTACAAAGGTTAAGTATGTATATGTTACATTCCCAGAAGCTGTTGCAGTGACTGGTTCATATTCAGCATTAAACAAGGATAACTACCTAGTTCAAGGTGCTGCATTAAAGTCAGCTGATAAGATTGAAAAGTTTGACGACAAGACTGTTAAGATTACATTAGCAGAAGCTGTTGACTTAGCATCTGCAGCTGCTGACAGAGTAGTAACTGTAGGAAGAATAGCTGACCTTGCTGGTAACGTACCAACTGCAATGTCCGCAAACATTGCTTTAGAGGCTGCTGCAGCTCCAGTAAAAGCTGACTTCAGCGCTAAGATGGTTGGCTTGAACAAAGTTGAAATCACAGTTAAGGCTAAGCTTACTAACGTAACTGCTGATGCATTCCTAGCTAAGAAAGGAGCTGCTGCTGCAAATACTTTCGCTGCTGCTACTTATGTAATCAATGATAAGGGTGAAACAGTTATCACTGGTACATTAAAGTCAACAGAAGCTTTAGCTGACAAGGAAGCTAGTTCTTTAGCTGCATTAACTTTCGAAGTAAAGGCTGACAAGCTAAAGACTTTAACTGGCCAGGTTGTTGGCAATATAACTGGTATTACTGCTGCTGATGGAATCGCTCCAGCTGTTAAGGAAGTTAAGCAGGGTACTGGTGCAGCAGTTGAGATTGTATTCGATGAGGATATAACATTGCATACACTTGCAGCTACAGATGTTGTTGTAGTTGATAAGGATGGCAAGACTCTTGTTGCTGGTATAGGCTATACTGTATCTGCTAGCGGAAAGACACTAACAATTGACTTAGATGATGCTTATAAGGGTAATGTAACTGTAAGCACTAAGTCAACAGTAACTTACATCAAGGATGCTGCTGGTAATACTGTAAATAGTGTTGCTGCTAAGACTGTTGAAATAAAATAATTTCAATATAAAAGTAAGGGTGGGTTAGTCCCATCCTTATTTTTTTAGCAGAGTATACATTGACTAATGTTTGTAAGAATATTATATTAATACTAGATTGTTCTTATTTTCTGGAGGTGAAAGAATGGCAGCAGCTAATAAAAATATAGAACTCTATATTTCCGATTCAGCAAAAGCTAGGATATCTGACTTTAGATTGAATTTGATGAAAGAAGAATTGAAGGCTATAAATGAAAAATATCCAATAGAAAAAAATACTGTGGATATACATATATCCTATGCCTTAAATACAGATGAGGGCATTGAGGTTGAATTTTATATAAGGAATAGTTGTGATAGAGTGATCAATTTTGATCAAGTAGCTCTTATGTTGGTTAAGGAATGTTTAGTTATCGCTACAATAGATGCAGATTTACGGGAAGTTGGTAATATACCACCATTTTCAGCTGTACCCGCATTGGTAGTCTTCAAAGATGTGAGAGTGGAAACAGAAGATCTTGCTAATGTAGAAATTCAGTTCTCTAACGAAGTAGAATTTGCAGCGATAAAAACAGTGGAAGTAGATATAGACAATATTCCTGAAAACTTACAAAGTAAATACCGAAGAACTATTGAGAAATATGCAGCCAATCTACCGAGACTAAAGAAAGATTCTGTTGACTTAAATGCCTATGATGTTTTCTATGATGAAGAGGGCAATATAAATGTAGTACTTTTCATAAGAAACGGTTATGATAGAAATTTAAGAGTAAAGAGGTTCCCACTGGGAATATATAATGCCGATGACGTGCTTATATATCATGGTGAATTTAATGCAAGGGAGTTAGCCATAAAGGCGAATTCTTCAATCTTAACTATTGTTAAAATACCGAAAGAATTACAGCCAATTACTGATACAGATTTATCAAAATTCAGAGTAGTTTTTAATTAATTTAAATTGCCATAATATCATAAAAAAAGATTGATAATTTAAATTGTTAATGCTATACTGTGGATGTTTATCCAGTTATATGAAATATTTTGATTTTGATACCAATTCAAGAAAAATAAAATAAACTTGGATAAATGCACAAAAAACACTTCAATTTTCTAATAGTATGTGCTATAATAAAAATGTAAAGAAAAGTTAGTTTTAATTTGCAAAATGGAAGTTCAAACCATTGCTTCTATTTAGATAATAGTAAGAGTCGACCAAAAGTTGACTCTTATTCCCTTTCCAGCAGTAAAAAAAGCTGTCCCTTAGGGCAGCTTTTTCTTATTTATAGAACTCTATACTTCTCAGGTTTACTTCTATATTTGCTCTATTACCTATATCAAACCTGAACTTGGTCACACCCTTCAGTTCCTTCCCAAACTCAATAATATAGTTATCCTTTCCTGGAACCACAGTTATAGTCCTGCTGCCTGCCTCAGTAAATTTCCCTTCGGTTTCAGCAGAGGCCCAGAAGATTTGCACAGGCTCTCTGGAGCTTACCCTTGCTAAGTCAAGGCGTATATATTTCAGATCCACAGCAGGGAAGGTCCAGATTATCTGGCTGTCGTTGCCCTTGGATACATACAGCTCTGTATTATTAACGCCGGGCTGATGGAAGGTGTCGTTGAGCTTTATGTCTGTTTTATCCCCAGTATAGGCTATATCTAATGATTGTACTAGCTGTTTATCTTCCAGAACCTTAAGATCATCATCAAATACGTTAAGGTTATAGGTTAAGAGGTTTGATATATGGCGCTCTACTATTTCAAAATAAACCAGCTTAGTATCGGATAACTTTCCAGGCAGAGTGTCTATAAGAGGATTATTTAAATAATGATAATCCAGCCTCATACCAAAATAAGGAGTAATAAGAGGCAGTAAGTTGTAGCTAAAGGAGTCAAAATAGGCCAAGGTCTTTGGCAACAGGTTTTTGGTTTCAGCCAGCTTAATATCAGCTGTGGCTTCCAGGATATTGCTGTCTATACCCAAAAGCCCGTCCAGATCACCGTCGTAATTCTTAGTTGATACGGTTTCTATGGACAAATTTCCTTCAAAATTGTATTTAGCTGCATACTTGGACATGAACTCATTGGCTACTAAGGCTGCAGCAATATCATTCCAATGGGTATCTCTCTTATAGTACAGAGAATACTTATCCTTATTTTCAATTAAGACTTTCTTAGCATCTAAGGTATTAATATTTTTATGCTCCAATGCCTTCATAAGTCTTTCATAGTTGCTCTCAGCATTGGGATTTTTCTGGGGTATCCCAACAAACTCAGGATAGATTGTACTTTTATTAGGTGCTACATAGAAGATAAAATCAATCCCTTCCCTGGTCAGATTATCCTGAAAAACCCTGAGCTTGTTGGCTATGAGTTCTATATCTTCATCTTTTAAGAGGTTAGTCCTATGATAATCCGCCATCTCATCGCCATGAAAGAGGTAATCATTAGTCCCCATATGGACCTTTTCATGGGTAGACTTTTTAAACAGGTTTACATCTATAGTATTGGACAAACGTATCAGATGGTCTCTGAAGCCAAAGTTGTCGTTATAATAGGTTTCGTAAGTCTGAGTAAACTTAGCCAGAGGCTGCTTAATATCAAAGACAGGCTTCTGAGCCTTGACCCTTTTTTCGTTTAATATATCGGCTTTAAAGAGCTGCGTATTCATTTGAAAGAGCGGCAGTGCAATTATGACACAAAAAGCTGCAATATATAGCTTTTTAAATAAATTTTTTCTTATATTTTCTCTCATATCTATTATCCCCCCTTCTAGAATTGAAAGTATATGAAGGGCATGTAGCTTCCGGTGGTTAACAATGCCAAACTATAAATTAATAATGCTAACGAAAAACAACTTTTTGTAAAGCCAAGCAAACTTGCATTTATCCTGCCTTCAAATTTTATAGATGGCATCAGGCTCAGCACTAAGGAAATTATCAATATTACAATAAATTTAGTATCAATACCCAGTGCTGCGTTGCTTAAAGCCGAAGCCGGTGTATTGTTAAAGAGGGTTTTCACAAAACCTAGTGCGTAAGGCAGGTCCACAGACCTGAAGAATACCCAGCCCAGGGCAACCAGGAAGAAGGTCCAGAGCTGACTTATAAAGCCCGGCAGCTTACCAAGAAGTTTTCCGCCGCCAACTCTTTCAAGGCAGCTTAATATACCATGGTAGGCTCCCCAGATTACAAAGGTATAACCGGCACCATGCCACAGTCCGCTTAGCAGAAAAATTATCATAGTATTGAGCAGGGTTCTGCTTGGAGATATCCTGCTGCCGCCAAGGGGGAAATAAACATATTCCCTTAAAAAAGAGGTAAGGGATATATGCCAGCGTTTCCAAAAATCTGAAATACTCTTAGCAATATAAGGCCTGTTGAAGTTCTCTGTAAGTTCAAAGCCTGACATCTTTCCAACTCCCAGTGCCATATCTGTATAACCGGAAAAGTCATAATAGATCTGCAGGGTATAGAGAAGCATACCTAACCAGGCATATCTTGTCCCAAGTGAATTGGGAGCTGTTTCGAAAATTTTGTTTGCCACCTGTTCAAGAGCTGTGGACAGGATAACCTTTTTGCCTAGGCCAATTGAAAATCTGTAGATTCCCTCTGCAAATCTATCTGCGGTATGTTCTCTCTTGCGGATTTGAGGTGCCAGGTGATTGAACTTATCAATAGGGCCCGCCAGAAGCTTGGGAAAGAATAATATATAAAGTGCAAAATCGAAAATTGACTTAAGAGGTTTTTCCTTGTTTTTATAAATATCAACTATGCAGCTTATCTGCTGGAAGGTCATGTAGGATATTCCCAGGGGAACCAAAAGCTTTACTTCCTTAAGCTGCTTAGTAGTAAAGTCATTTAGTATTCTGTTGATAAAATCAATGGCAAAGTTTGTATACTTATAGGTAAAAAGCAGAATAAGGTTTAAGGCTATAGAGATAAAAAGTACCACCTTTTTCCTGCCGCCGGTAGATTTGTCCAATATAATTGCAAGAAAATAATTAATAATGATACTCAAAAGTATTACTGAGAAGGTATATGGAGAACCCCACAGATAAAATACAATGCTAAGCAATAAAAGAACTATATTTCTGTACTTTTCCTTAATTAAATTGTAAAATAGTAAGGAAAGGGGTAAAAATAAGAGAATAAAAATTATTGAATTAAAAGACAAGACCATTCTCCTTTCGATAAAAATTCCGTATATAATTATATATTATACACTAAAATTGATAAATGTATAACCTTTGATATGCTTTATACACTATGCGACAGCAATGTTTCATGAATGAGCAATGAGTAATTAGTGATGAGTAATTATAGTTGCTTTTCCTCCCCAGCGGAGGAAAAGCTTCCATAACTACTCATTGCTCATTACTAATTACTAATTATAAAATGTTGTGCAAATCAGCCTGTGTATATATAATAAGAAGGGGAATTTAAGACTACTTTGAAGGAGTGTAAATAATGAGCAACCTGCTGGATGTGTTTGGAGATTATAGTGCCAGAGAAATAAAGAGAATTATGCCCATAGTTAAGAAAATAGAGAGCTATGAAAAAGAAATGTCAAAGCTGACCGATGAGGAGCTTAGAAATAAGACTGAAGTTTTCAAGTTTAAGCTTTCAAAGGGAAAGACTTTAGATGATATACTGCCGGAAGCTTTTGCAGTGGTCAGGGAGGCTGCCTATAGAGTTTTGAACATGAAACACTATGAGGTGCAGCTTATTGGAGGTATTGTGCTTCACCAGGGTAGAATAGCGGAAATGAAGACAGGAGAAGGAAAGACCCTGGTTGCTACACTGCCGGCGTATCTCAATGCTTTAACTGGAAAAGGGGTACATATAGTTACTACTAATGACTACCTAGCAAAAAGAGACAGAGATGAAATGGGCCAGATCCATGAGTTCCTTGGCTTAACCGTAGGAGTAATTCTCCATGATATGGAGCCTGAGGAAAGAAGGACAGCCTATAATATGGACATCACCTACGGTACAAACAATGAGCTGGGCTTTGACTATCTGAGGGATAATATGGCTATCAGCAGGGAAGAGAGAGTAATGAGGTCCCTGAACTATGTCATCGTGGATGAAATTGACTCCATACTCATCGATGAGGCCAGAACACCGTTGTTAATTGCCGGGGAAGGGGACGAACCTTCAGAGGTCTATTATGCTGCGGACAATTTTGTAAAAAAACTTAAGAAAGATGAACACTATGTGGTAGATAATAAGGTAAAGGCGGTAACTCTTACAGAAGCAGGTGTTGAGCTTTGTGAAAAAGAGTTTGGTATAGAAAACCTGGCAGATGAAAAAAATAGAAATATACAGCATCATGTAGTTCAAGCCTTAAAAGCCAAC is from Clostridium thermarum and encodes:
- a CDS encoding alginate O-acetyltransferase AlgX-related protein, translating into MRENIRKNLFKKLYIAAFCVIIALPLFQMNTQLFKADILNEKRVKAQKPVFDIKQPLAKFTQTYETYYNDNFGFRDHLIRLSNTIDVNLFKKSTHEKVHMGTNDYLFHGDEMADYHRTNLLKDEDIELIANKLRVFQDNLTREGIDFIFYVAPNKSTIYPEFVGIPQKNPNAESNYERLMKALEHKNINTLDAKKVLIENKDKYSLYYKRDTHWNDIAAALVANEFMSKYAAKYNFEGNLSIETVSTKNYDGDLDGLLGIDSNILEATADIKLAETKNLLPKTLAYFDSFSYNLLPLITPYFGMRLDYHYLNNPLIDTLPGKLSDTKLVYFEIVERHISNLLTYNLNVFDDDLKVLEDKQLVQSLDIAYTGDKTDIKLNDTFHQPGVNNTELYVSKGNDSQIIWTFPAVDLKYIRLDLARVSSREPVQIFWASAETEGKFTEAGSRTITVVPGKDNYIIEFGKELKGVTKFRFDIGNRANIEVNLRSIEFYK
- a CDS encoding Ig-like domain-containing protein, whose amino-acid sequence is MNKKVEKALGKALTASLAVSMAAGVSANAATASSADILYKAAYNAVVKAKTERTQKAINEAREAIKALKGTGAAWAIGEFSKQVDTVQGPKFKAIVDGIAKAKASQKQADVDAVRALIEPELPAVYRNSYSSAVDAVQGALNAKVDAAVKKAIETQAQADVDAATALVNEVKSSTNANIKAWAVLIEKKLVDGTAALKVVSVTASNLKEVVVTFSKPVNVDTTKPASDYFAAKNNTVANIALSADKKVATLTLGTAIAQQGDVEVTVKKVLGLVADETKTINVIDTTLPVAEAIKLTGPRTFELTFSEPLKVKPAVEVENGIYGATVGDLSADGKSLTVTLGTDLAAGDYKVKVTDFEDYAAFKGLAKTFTLAFVKDTTAPVASIKKASQKEVVIEFSKAVTGLTKENFYHTYSAWQPRAIETTDGGKTYKLDFSNQYLQEGNVVITVLAKVGDVEVKDAWGNKMAADAKLVATIVNDVTPPTVTKVEATAENKVAVTFSEDVVKPLTGNFVIKNKDGKVAAEVTVVDEDADNSKLYNLTLSKKLDGGNYTVEIKDVVDKALSANKMAPATFTITVTDKTAITLSEVKAAYVLDSTKVKYVYVTFPEAVAVTGSYSALNKDNYLVQGAALKSADKIEKFDDKTVKITLAEAVDLASAAADRVVTVGRIADLAGNVPTAMSANIALEAAAAPVKADFSAKMVGLNKVEITVKAKLTNVTADAFLAKKGAAAANTFAAATYVINDKGETVITGTLKSTEALADKEASSLAALTFEVKADKLKTLTGQVVGNITGITAADGIAPAVKEVKQGTGAAVEIVFDEDITLHTLAATDVVVVDKDGKTLVAGIGYTVSASGKTLTIDLDDAYKGNVTVSTKSTVTYIKDAAGNTVNSVAAKTVEIK
- a CDS encoding MBOAT family O-acyltransferase, with the protein product MSIIINYFLAIILDKSTGGRKKVVLFISIALNLILLFTYKYTNFAIDFINRILNDFTTKQLKEVKLLVPLGISYMTFQQISCIVDIYKNKEKPLKSIFDFALYILFFPKLLAGPIDKFNHLAPQIRKREHTADRFAEGIYRFSIGLGKKVILSTALEQVANKIFETAPNSLGTRYAWLGMLLYTLQIYYDFSGYTDMALGVGKMSGFELTENFNRPYIAKSISDFWKRWHISLTSFLREYVYFPLGGSRISPSRTLLNTMIIFLLSGLWHGAGYTFVIWGAYHGILSCLERVGGGKLLGKLPGFISQLWTFFLVALGWVFFRSVDLPYALGFVKTLFNNTPASALSNAALGIDTKFIVILIISLVLSLMPSIKFEGRINASLLGFTKSCFSLALLIYSLALLTTGSYMPFIYFQF
- a CDS encoding SLAP domain-containing protein, encoding MAAANKNIELYISDSAKARISDFRLNLMKEELKAINEKYPIEKNTVDIHISYALNTDEGIEVEFYIRNSCDRVINFDQVALMLVKECLVIATIDADLREVGNIPPFSAVPALVVFKDVRVETEDLANVEIQFSNEVEFAAIKTVEVDIDNIPENLQSKYRRTIEKYAANLPRLKKDSVDLNAYDVFYDEEGNINVVLFIRNGYDRNLRVKRFPLGIYNADDVLIYHGEFNARELAIKANSSILTIVKIPKELQPITDTDLSKFRVVFN